Proteins from one Paenibacillus amylolyticus genomic window:
- a CDS encoding glycoside hydrolase family 16 protein, protein MKRKSWYTLVVTGIVSLFFSVSAFAGYVFWEPLTYFNASTWQKADGYSNGNMFNCTWRANNVNFTSDGKLKLGLTSSAQNKFDCGEYRSTNTYGYGLYEVSMKPAKNTGVVSSFFTYTGPSHGTQWDEIDIEFLGKDTTKVQFNYYTNGVGNHEKVINLGFDASQGFHTYAFDWQPGYIKWYVDGVLKHTATSNIPSTPGKIMMNLWNGTGVDSWLGPYNGANPLYAEYDWVKYTSN, encoded by the coding sequence ATGAAAAGGAAGTCTTGGTATACGTTGGTGGTGACAGGTATTGTTTCTTTGTTTTTTTCGGTAAGCGCTTTCGCGGGTTATGTTTTTTGGGAGCCTCTAACCTATTTTAACGCGAGTACGTGGCAAAAGGCGGATGGGTATTCCAATGGGAACATGTTCAACTGTACGTGGAGGGCCAACAATGTTAATTTCACAAGTGACGGCAAGCTTAAGCTTGGTTTGACCAGCTCTGCACAGAACAAGTTTGATTGCGGAGAGTACCGTTCCACGAATACGTACGGGTACGGCTTGTATGAAGTCAGCATGAAACCTGCCAAAAACACAGGTGTCGTTTCCTCATTCTTCACATACACAGGGCCTTCACATGGCACCCAATGGGATGAGATTGATATTGAATTTTTAGGGAAAGACACCACCAAAGTGCAGTTTAATTATTATACCAACGGCGTTGGCAATCATGAGAAGGTTATCAATCTGGGTTTTGATGCATCTCAAGGTTTTCATACGTATGCTTTCGACTGGCAGCCAGGATATATTAAATGGTATGTGGATGGTGTCTTGAAGCATACGGCAACCAGCAATATTCCTTCAACGCCCGGAAAAATCATGATGAACCTGTGGAATGGAACCGGTGTTGATAGCTGGCTCGGTCCTTATAACGGTGCCAATCCGCTCTATGCGGAATACGATTGGGTTAAGTACACAAGTAATTAA
- a CDS encoding ankyrin repeat domain-containing protein — translation MISLEEQLFKTVKDRDNENIQKWIQAGANINARDQNGQTAAMIATYNNDLISAKALIKAGADVNIQDCDGVSPLSHAKSRGFREIEDILIHAGAR, via the coding sequence ATGATTTCACTGGAAGAACAGTTGTTCAAGACGGTAAAAGATAGAGATAATGAGAATATTCAAAAGTGGATTCAAGCAGGAGCCAATATCAATGCTCGTGATCAGAATGGACAAACGGCTGCCATGATTGCAACTTACAATAATGATCTAATATCGGCCAAAGCGTTAATTAAAGCGGGAGCAGACGTGAATATACAGGATTGTGATGGGGTATCACCGCTCAGTCATGCGAAGAGTAGAGGCTTTAGAGAAATTGAAGACATTTTGATACATGCTGGTGCGAGATAG